One window of Oryza brachyantha chromosome 12, ObraRS2, whole genome shotgun sequence genomic DNA carries:
- the LOC102719445 gene encoding chloroplast sensor kinase, chloroplastic — protein sequence MPLLDTPHLRPRVGLPRFLTPHNPTKPAVAVASQLPFPHGQLARAACQPLRHVAAPAEEGASEGEGKEDEDEDDDLVPPSAAAVAETIRRASTASPVRFKRVHREEDEEPRGEGGFTEPSGDFRRLCAEQLEMFRSVVSRDAVLSVYVRPAGSYIMDQLELRRIALYPETNASKIETLMLVGNFTISAGLRAAEAFLVKCQMEIITEFGAVVLPMVKHPFVVGFLVAELPELVGYTKISETPDIEIPSHSFLDRPSDITPYTKGKAWDFQTSGDKANSYAQFVTEWKNSSLMISRTLAMAYVMDQKAYLLQQASWQNNIRMSGLVEQIRGPLANIRALAKMLSVHTKRNEITYDIVEDVLIQGDHLKDALQQIQDAVYLTKVNIVRYNEENIKKIEELPSLRTLPHYQSDPKNSSQKVDSLSSHNSDNGDMVIPMPPLWLAPLQHEDARPCDLCVVLEDLVGAAQPLAYRQQRTLNVIGISHPLQVAVEESALRQALSNLIEGALLRTQIGGIVQIYAGEAPVGGILVVIDDDGPDMQYMTQMHSLAPFGSDLADGMYEDNMTWNFIAGLTVAREILESYGCVLRVISPRRADAVIGTGGSRIEIWLPTLRTELSEINEGAC from the exons ATGCCCCTCCTCGACACCCCCCACCTCCGCCCCCGCGTCGGCCTCCCCCGCTTCCTGACACCACACAACCCCACCAaacccgccgtcgccgtcgcgtcccaGCTCCCCTTCCCGCACGgtcagctcgcccgcgccgcgtgcCAGCCCCTTCGTCAcgtcgcggcgccggcggaggaaGGGGCGTcggaaggggaggggaaggaAGATGAGGATGAGGATGATGACCTGGTCCCACCGTCGGCTGCCGCCGTGGCGGAGACCATCCGGCGGGCTTCGACCGCGTCGCCGGTGCGTTTCAAGAGGGTGCATCGGGAAGAGGATGAGGAGCCGCGCGGAGAGGGTGGCTTCACGGAGCCCAGTGGCGACTTCCGGCGACTCTGCGCGGAGCAGCTCGAGATGTTCCGGTCGGTCGTCTCCCGCGACGCCGTCCTATCT GTGTATGTAAGACCTGCTGGCAGTTATATTATGGATCAGCTTGAACTACGGCGAATTGCTTTATATCCTGAAACTAATGCTTCTAAAATAGAGACTCTGATGCTAGTTGGCAATTTCACTATATCTGCTGGACTACGAGCAGCAGAAGCTTTTCTAGTAAAATGCCAG ATGGAGATCATAACTGAATTTGGAGCTGTAGTTCTTCCAATGGTGAAACACCCATTTGTTGTTGGTTTCCTTGTTGCAGAACTTCCAGAACTAGTTGGATATACAAAGATCTCTGAGACTCCTGATATTGAGATACCATCACACTCGTTCTTAGATAGGCCATCAGATATAACTCCATATACTAAAGGGAAAGCCTGGGATTTTCAAACTTCTGGAGACAAAGCCAATAGTTATGCTCAGTTTGTTACTGAATGGAAGAACAGTTCACTTATGATTTCCCGAACTTTAGCAATGGCTTATGTCATGGACCAG AAAGCGTATCTGCTTCAGCAAGCTTCCTGGCAAAACAATATTAGAATGAGTGGCTTAGTAGAACAG ATTCGGGGGCCCCTTGCTAATATAAGAGCTCTTGCAAAGATGTTATCAGTCCATACAAAGAGAAATGAG ATCACTTATGATATTGTCGAAGACGTTCTGATTCAAGGTGATCATTTAAAAGATGCTCTGCAACAGATTCAAGATGCTGTGTATCTGACTAAG GTGAACATAGTTAGGTACAATGAGGAAAACATAAAGAAAATTGAGGAGTTACCTTCCTTGAGAACTCTACCACACTATCAATCAGATCCTAAGAATAGTTCACAGAAAGTTGATTCGTTGTCATCACATAATTCTGACAATGGAGACATGGTGATACCCATGCCACCTCTCTGGCTGGCCCCTCTTCAACATGAAGATGCTAG GCCATGTGATCTTTGTGTTGTACTGGAAGACTTGGTTGGAGCAGCTCAACCGCTCGCTTATAGGCAGCAACGTACTCTAAATGTAATTGGAATTTCACACCCACTTCAAGTTGCTGTTGAGGAATCTGCTTTAAGACAAGCACTGAGTAATCTCATAGAGGGTGCACTTCTACGCACTCAGATTGGTGGCATAGTTCAGATATATGCAGGGGAAGCACCTGTAGGAGGCATTCTTGTTGtcattgatgatgatggtcCTGACATGCAATACATG ACGCAGATGCATTCGCTTGCCCCATTCGGGTCAGACCTTGCGGATGGTATGTATGAAGATAATATGACATGGAACTTCATTGCAGGATTAACAGTTGCCCGTGAGATACTTGAGAGCTATGGCTGTGTTTTGCGTGTGATATCACCCCGGAGAGCTGATGCAGTTATAGGGACTGGAGGTAGTCGTATTGAGATATGGTTGCCAACTTTACGGACGGAACTATCTGAGATCAATGAGGGGGCTTGCTGA